Proteins from a genomic interval of Zingiber officinale cultivar Zhangliang chromosome 1B, Zo_v1.1, whole genome shotgun sequence:
- the LOC121970281 gene encoding protein unc-13 homolog: MGYKPNVSSDSDSGDLDLSPAPVEEFGCSLFGSIRISSLSRADLREAAYELFFLSCRSSSGSGSRGSLNYYPASPSAGSGEGSSPRWPSSPGMTVAKSRIKKALGLTARRSSPLTTGMARGIDMSSPGKVKRPMTSAEIMRQQMRVTEQNEQRLRKTLTRTLVGQRGRKAESIVLPLELLRQIKPADFNDLQEYHQWQRRQLNLLEAGLLLHPSLPIDSENHHAAARLSRIVRSCEAAPLDTGKNSEVMRSLCSAVTSLAWRSPEGSPSSSLDPCYWADGYPLNSHLYIALLRSVFDLKMASAVLDEVDELVELMKKTWPVLGFDLPAHNACFAWLFFERYLETGQTEPELMWAALSILGDVAVDAKKPDRQVSYVKLLAAALGAMRGWAERRTVEYHQWFGKDLGANMGLAVALSLATSKIIMEDDLIGSMGLLDPDGAVCTSSSDARVDYFIRSSMRSAFTKILERGTSQDDNIIAQLRDEPVNILLDLARSTEELAVAEKKFFSPVLKKWNRAPTAAAAATLHACFGVVLKQYASKATQLTNELVEVLKSAGKLEKLLVQMVVDDSADSEDGGMKVVREMIPYDVASTIASLLKAWIEERTRLGKECLNRAKETESWMPRSKSEPYAQSAVDLARLAKESLDEFFDIQVEDRGFMVQDLVNGLDAIFQEYISFVAGCGSKQTYMPSLPPLTRCNQDSSLTKLLKRASPRCRAGIGHSVVGAAAADAHRPHPCASRGTQRLYIRLNTLHYILVHLGALDKSLSFLSPSVRRVAAPPSRYFDGAGAAAQTGVQHVVEVAACRLVFLDTRQVFYEGFYVDGVTEATRIRPALRVLKQNLALLASVLIDRAQPLAARGVMRAALDGFLMVLLAGGRKRAFVQEDHEAVAEDLRSLKLMFGEGEGLLGEETVEREAEVAEGVVALMELPTERLIEEFRSAACESGGIGVFGERGGSPKLPMPPTTGRWNRSDPNTILRVLCHRDDDVASQFLKRAYQLPKRR; encoded by the exons ATGGGCTACAAGCCTAATGTCTCCTCCGACTCCGACTCCGGCGACCTAGACCTCTCCCCCGCCCCCGTCGAGGAGTTTGGATGCAGCCTGTTCGGCAGCATCAGGATCAGCAGCCTCTCCAGGGCCGACCTCCGTGAGGCCGCCTATGAGCTCTTCTTCCTGTCTTGCCGTTCCTCGTCCGGTTCAGGCAGCCGAGGGTCACTGAACTACTACCCGGCATCGCCGTCGGCAGGCAGCGGAGAGGGATCGTCCCCTAGATGGCCGTCGTCGCCCGGGATGACGGTGGCGAAGAGCCGGATCAAGAAGGCGTTGGGGCTGACCGCGCGGAGGTCGTCGCCGTTGACGACCGGGATGGCAAGAGGCATCGACATGAGCTCGCCAGGGAAGGTGAAGCGGCCGATGACGTCGGCGGAGATTATGCGGCAACAGATGCGCGTCACGGAGCAGAATGAGCAACGGCTGAGAAAGACCCTAACGAGAACTCTCGTCGGACAG AGGGGCAGAAAAGCAGAGAGCATCGTCCTTCCATTGGAGCTCCTCCGCCAGATCAAACCGGCCGACTTCAACGATCTCCAAGAATACCATCAATGGCAACGCCGCCAGCTCAACCTCCTTGAAGCCGGATtgctcctccacccatctctccCGATCGACTCGGAGAACCACCATGCGGCCGCTCGCCTATCCCGCATCGTCCGCTCCTGCGAGGCCGCGCCCCTTGACACCGGAAAAAACTCCGAAGTCATGCGCAGCCTCTGCAGTGCCGTTACCTCCCTGGCGTGGCGGAGTCCCGAAGGCAGTCCGTCTTCCTCTCTCGACCCCTGTTACTGGGCCGACGGCTACCCCCTCAACTCTCACCTCTACATAGCCCTCCTCCGCTCCGTCTTCGACCTGAAGATGGCGAGTGCAGTGTTGGACGAGGTGGACGAGCTGGTGGAGCTGATGAAGAAGACGTGGCCCGTGCTGGGCTTCGACCTGCCGGCCCACAACGCCTGCTTCGCGTGGCTCTTCTTCGAGCGCTACCTCGAGACCGGGCAGACCGAGCCGGAGCTCATGTGGGCTGCGCTCTCGATACTGGGGGATGTCGCTGTCGATGCCAAGAAGCCCGACCGCCAGGTGAGCTACGTGAAGCTCTTAGCAGCCGCGTTGGGCGCGATGCGAGGGTGGGCGGAGAGGAGGACGGTGGAGTACCACCAGTGGTTCGGCAAAGATTTAGGCGCCAACATGGGCCTTGCGGTCGCACTGTCGCTCGCCACCTCGAAGATCATCATGGAGGACGATTTGATCGGCAGCATGGGCTTGCTCGACCCCGACGGTGCCGTGTGCACGAGTTCGTCGGATGCCAGAGTTGATTACTTCATCAGGTCGTCGATGCGAAGTGCCTTCACCAAG ATCCTCGAGCGAGGAACATCCCAGGACGACAACATCATAGCGCAACTACGAGACGAACCAGTCAACATTCTGCTTGATCTGGCGAGAAGTACGGAAGAGTTGGCTGTGGCCGAGAAGAAGTTCTTCAGCCCCGTGCTGAAAAAGTGGAACCGAGCGCCGACGGCGGCCGCGGCGGCGACACTGCACGCCTGTTTTGGGGTCGTGCTGAAGCAGTACGCGTCCAAGGCCACGCAGCTGACAAACGAGCTAGTCGAGGTGCTGAAATCTGCCGGGAAGCTGGAGAAGCTACTGGTGCAAATGGTGGTCGACGACTCCGCGGACTCCGAGGACGGCGGTATGAAAGTGGTGAGGGAGATGATCCCCTACGACGTGGCTTCCACCATCGCCAGCCTCCTCAAGGCCTGGATTGAAGAGAGGACGAGACTCGGGAAGGAGTGCCTCAACAGAGCAAAGGAAACAGAG AGCTGGATGCCAAGGTCCAAGAGTGAGCCTTACGCGCAGTCGGCGGTGGATTTGGCGAGACTGGCCAAGGAGAGCTTGGATGAATTCTTTGACATCCAAGTGGAAGATAGAGGTTTCATGGTTCAAGACCTGGTTAATGGCTTGGACGCCATCTTCCAGGAATACATTTCCTTCGTCGCCGGCTGTG GGAGCAAGCAGACCTACATGCCGAGCCTTCCGCCGTTGACGAGGTGCAATCAGGACTCCAGCTTGACCAAGCTCTTGAAGAGAGCGTCGCCTCGTTGCCGCGCGGGCATCGGCCACTCCGTCGtcggcgccgccgccgccgatgCGCACAGGCCGCATCCGTGCGCGAGCCGCGGCACGCAGCGGCTCTACATCCGCCTCAACACCCTCCATTACATCCTCGTCCACCTCGGCGCCCTCGATAAGTCCCTCTCCTTCTTGTCCCCCTCCGTCCGCCGCGTCGCAGCGCCGCCGTCCCGCTACTTCGACGGTGCGGGCGCCGCGGCGCAGACCGGCGTTCAGCACGTGGTGGAGGTGGCGGCCTGTCGCCTAGTCTTCCTCGACACGCGCCAGGTGTTCTACGAGGGGTTCTACGTGGACGGCGTAACGGAGGCCACGCGGATCCGGCCGGCGCTCCGCGTTCTGAAGCAGAACTTGGCGCTGCTGGCGTCGGTGCTGATCGACCGGGCACAGCCTCTGGCGGCCAGGGGGGTGATGCGGGCGGCGCTGGATGGGTTCTTGATGGTGCTACTGGCTGGCGGGCGCAAACGGGCGTTCGTGCAGGAGGACCACGAGGCGGTGGCGGAGGACCTGAGGAGCTTGAAGCTGATGTTCGGAGAGGGTGAAGGACTGCTCGGTGAGGAAACTGTGGAGCGTGAGGCGGAGGTGGCGGAGGGGGTAGTGGCGCTTATGGAGCTGCCGACGGAGAGGCTGATCGAGGAATTCAGGTCGGCGGCGTGTGAGTCGGGTGGGATTGGAGTTTTCGGGGAACGGGGCGGGAGCCCAAAGTTGCCGATGCCGCCGACGACGGGGAGATGGAACCGGTCGGATCCGAACACGATACTGAGAGTGCTGTGCCACCGAGACGACGACGTCGCCAGCCAGTTCCTCAAGCGGGCGTATCAGCTCCCCAAGAGACGGTGA
- the LOC122040436 gene encoding uncharacterized protein LOC122040436 — translation MPEKVREGGGGQGGAKEKGRRGRPTLQGAALYLVLPEEEQIANFFITSQQPFSSSDLKRRVHPSFNNPFIFRFEEKVSFSIDEQPSTSSTAFVDRLTIREAPSSSPLSTTDSKRIWLSLAHYCSWNWRPSDLSKAAQGLFYLGATYRSSTIIPRVPFQIF, via the exons ATGCCGGAGAAGGTGAGGGAAGGCGGAGGAGGGCAAGGAGGTGCGAAAGAGAAGGGAAGGAGGGGCAGGCCGACATTGCAGGGAGCCGCTCTATACTTGGTGTTGCCAGAGGAGGAACAGATTGCGAATTt CTTCATCACTAGCCAACAGCCCTTCTCCTCTTCGGATTTGAAGAGGAGAGTTCATCCATCCTTCAACAACCCCTTTATCTTTAGATTTGAAGAGAAGGTTTCATTCTCCATCGACGAGCAGCCATCCACTTCGTCCACAGCCTTCGTCGACAGATTGACCATCAGAGAAGCTCCATCCAGCAGCCCCCTCTCCACTACGGATTCAAAGAG AATTTGGCTCTCTTTGGCACACTATTGTTCTTGGAACTGGAGACCTTCGGACCTTTCCAAAGCAGCACAAG GTTTGTTCTACCTTGGTGCAACTTATAGAAGTTCGACCATCATTCCTAGAg TGCCTTTTCAGATATTTTGA